AATACCTTATCCTATCCCTTATCTCACACCAAACCCATTTCTCCCCACACAAAAAAGAAAACACCTCcatttcttattattgataaggAATCCATTTCCACAAGATCAACAAAGCTAGTGAAGTGAACCATGGCAGCCTCACTACAAGCAGCAGCCACACTCATGCAACCCACCAAGGTGGGCGCACCAGCTAGGACCAGCCTGCAGCTCAGGTCTTCTCAGAGCGTCTCAAAGGCTTTTGGGTTGGAGCCAACTTCTGCTAGGATCACTTGCTCCTTGCAATCTGACCTCAAGGACTTGGCTCAGAAGTGTGTTGATGTTACTAAGATTGCTGGATTTGCTCTTGCTACATCTGCTCTTGTCGTCTCTGTATGTTCTCTAACTTCATCTGACTAATGAGCATGATCACTTTCATTTTGGTTATCATTATCAATTTGTTTTTTCAGGGAGCAAGTGCTGAGGGAGTCCCCAAGAGGCTAACGTATGATGAAATCCAAAGCAAGACATATTTGGAAGTAAAGGGAACTGGTACTGCTAACCAGTGCCCAACAATTGAAGGTGGCGTCGACAAATTTGCATTCAAGCCTGGAAAATACACCGCCAAGAAGTTCTGCTTAGAGCCCACTTCATTCACTGTCAAGGCAGAAGGTGTAAGCAAGAATTCTCCACCTGAGTTCCAAAACACTAAGCTCATGACTCGCTTGACCTACACTCTCGACGAGATTGAGGGACCTTTCGAAGTCTCCCCTGATGGAACTGTCAAGTTTGAGGAGAAAGATGGGATTGATTACGCTGCTGTGACCGTACAGCTTCCTGGTGGTGAACGTGTGCCTTTCCTTTTCACCATCAAACAGTTGGTGGCAACAGGTAAACCGGAGAACTTTGGAGGAGAATTTCTCGTACCGTCCTACCGTGGTTCATCTTTCTTGGACCCAAAGGGAAGAGGTGGCTCAACTGGTTATGACAATGCCGTTGCCTTGCCAGCCGGAGGCAGAGGAGATGAGGAGGAGCTAGCCAAGGAGAACAATAAGAATGTTTCGTCATCAACAGGGAAAATCACCTTGAGTGTCACCGGATCAAAACCTGAGACTGGAGAGATTATTGGAGTGTTTGAGAGTATTCAGCCATCTGATACTGATTTGGGAGCAAAAACTCCAAAAGATGTGAAGATCCAGGGCATCTGGTATGCTCATCTTGAGTCATAAATCTCTATTTCTTCTATGAATTTGTGTATTTATATTCATGGTTGAGATTTTGCTAAATATTGAAGGTGTTGCTAAAACTCTTCAGTGACCCAATTTAGATGCTCAAAGACTAATGTCTTGTATGTTAATTAATGTTATCTTCCCTGCTTGAAATAATGCTTGGAAACCAAGGGATGCTAGAGCAATTAGAACTAAGCCCTCTGCTTGTCTGCTAATCTAATAACTATATCAAGTTCTTGGTGGGTTATCTAAGCTCTGCAACAATGGAGCTACAGGATTATGCAAGGTTAACCTGATTAAGAAATCAAGAAGTCCACCAAAACACAAAATTTATTGTCAACCCAAGGGCTTTCTGCCAAATCATGGTTTTGAAAAACAATGGCCAATTAGATAGAAAAGGGAAACATCTGCAATGATTTGCaattatttctaaattttctaattttggAACACGTATCTTAACCTTTAGGACTTGAGAGCAATTGTAGTCATTATTATCACCAAAATGCAGATCTTAAAATGTTAAACTGTTATTTGCTTCATTTTGCTATCCATGctgattataaaattttttttagctTATTTTTGTTCACTAGATTCAAAATTTAGTATATTGCTTTTGAGGTTGGTTATATTTGCTCCCAAATTTAAAGGTTAGAATATGTCCTCTAAATTTAGAATGTTTCATATTATTACATACGAAAATATTCGCCTTTTTTGTGAAAATGGATTTTAGTTCACAAACCAGGGTAATTTGGTGAATGTTGGCAAATTCAATGGATCATACTATCATTTCAACAATGgatcaaaattaaaactaatgCATGGAGCCTGGCACTTAAGATGAGCATAAAGAACTCATCTTTGACGCTTAAAGCAATAGAAAGGAACCTATACCTTGCCAATAGTGTAAGCAAGCGTTGAACAAATACCATCACCAACAATGATTATATCAGTAAGTAGTTGCTGCCATATCAGAGAAATGTatccttatatatatatatatatagagagagagagagagagcaactGTATTCCAATTCAAGACTTTTCAGTCCCTATGTTTTTGTTACATCTTATATGTTGAGTAGCATTTACTCTAATCCTTTTCACTATTGGCATGTCTCTACTAGTAGAATCTGTATTTATCTTTTAGTTAATGTGGAAACTGACACTCTCGTAGCTCTTTGTTCTATCTTCTTTCCTTCACGTTTATTTTtcatctccttcttcctttaTTTGTGATCTATCTTATTAATTCTCTGTTTAAATTGTCTCCCTCTTACTGCCATGTAGTTATTGCATGCCTGCCCAGGATGGCTAATATGTACAGGATGGCTAATATGTACAGAGCTTCAAAATGACATTCTAGAAATCAAAGAACTAATTCCCAAGACTGCGATTAACAATTCACACTCACGACCACCATCTTCCATCAGCTTCATGAACTAACAAAATTGAGTTGACTCATGCAACCCAACCGACTTCTTAAAACCTCCGAGTAAAACCTGTTGAacttaaaaagattttttttttttcaagaaaaaGGTTGATGAAGGTGcatgaatattataaaaaaaaagggcCAAAGTCAATCAATGGTGcaagaaatttatttaatagCTTTAAATGGAAAGGATGAGCTGTTGCCTATAAATAGGAAAGATTCGATACCTTCTTTGCACACTTAAGGGGGTGAAGAGGTGGAGCACCAAGGGAAGAAGTCCTTCCCTCCTCAGGGAAAATTTTCCTAATCAAGTCCAAAACGTGGGGGAGTTGAGCTAGGAGagcttttaatatatttttcttctCTAGGTTTAGAGGAGTATTTCTTTCAGCGAGGATAACACTGGCTATATGAGAGAGATTTACTCTTGGGGTATTTTTTTAGGTGATCTAGACGTTATTTGCTTCAGCGGGTGGCTTAACCACCCGGTATGTGCTAGTGGAATTTACTCTTTAGATACTTTCTCCAGGGAAACTAGGGAGTTATTTGCTTCAGTGAAGTGGCTTAAATATGTGGGTGGAGATAGCATaactctttaaatttatatgagagAGGTATATAAATATTATGGAAAATATTCAGTGGGAATTACTTAAGTGACTATTACAATATTTATACATAATAGTATTCGCATGTAGTGGAAAGATATTTTATTGTTATTCATACATAAGCTGGTACTTAGCTGAATAACGTTAAAATTGTATCTCTTTTATTTTTGCAATATTTTTTAGGCcaatctgtaatttttttttttcactagtATCAGAATCTAGTTCAAAAGGGATAAGGTCAGAGTCTAGATAGATATGGATAGAGCTTGGTTCTGAAGGGATAATTCAAAAAGGACAAGATCAAAAGTCCAGTACATAGCAGAGGTGTATACAATATTTGTATAAGGTGCTTCCGCTgaggaaaatataaaaattcaaaagatGGCAATCAGTTCATCATTCTTTAGGTAGTCATTTCTTATGGATAGTGAGTTTCGCTATGGAAATAGATCTGAAGGAACGGGAGGTTTAAAGTAAAATCGAATTGCCAAGAGAGCTATCACCGAGAGAGAAAGTGTTTGTGCTATGGGCAGGAGTACAAATTGAGAAGGCTGATGGTAAAGAAGAGCACGCAGGTGGACGTGTATCGCATGTAGATGGACATGCAGGAAGCACTAACAttgggcatgtaggtaggaaaTGGagcaattttttaaatgatgtataatacaaaaaataattttaaaatcatgtaaaattcgaaaatattttcggattctaTGTATTAAGATATTTTCGAATTTTATGTGTCAACCCAACGTGTTCGACAGTCGTACTGCCGAACACGCTAGTTCGACACCCATAGTGTCAAATAAATGAAAGTTCAACACTATGAATATAAGTCTGTACTGTTCATTGCCGGCAGCACGAGTTCCGATCATACACTAAAAAGAAAACTCTTCGATACTTATAATGTCGAATAACTGATTACGCCTACAGGCCTACAGGCCTCCGGCCACATGGCCCTGCATGCATGCACCTGCATCCACTGCATGGATACtggtgaaaaaaaataaaatataatattaaattttattagatattaaaaaatatttaaaaaacttaaatataaaataaaattaatactaatcaatttatatattttgataatataaataaaataaataaataattttaaaataataaaaaaatacaacagatgaaataatttaaaaaattaaattattatattttaaaaaaaattattacattttattttcctaattatatttattttaaaaatattaaaatttattatatattacaaaatatttatataaacttaaacataaaataaaattaatactaatcgATTCATCTCCTTTCACCGTAATCAGATTTTTCCTTtaaacttcttctttttcttaaatatatatatataattttctcacttaaagcaaaaattaaaacattaaatcttaattaaaaaaatataagatatttaAGATGAAGTAATATTGTTAATAtaagtttttatataatttttagaaatttagaaataattaatttttagaaattaaatagttaatttttttaatgagttaatatttttgttataataatttttgttataaatttgtgttaatatttattaaaagttaaatttttgaaaataaatataattaaataggtaataaaatttaataacttttctcaaaatataataatttaattttttaaaatatttcatccgtcgtatttttttattattttaaaattattatttattttatttttatattataataataaataaattatatagtatcaattttattttatatttaagtttttataaatattttttaatatataataaaatttaatatttttaaaataaatagtaattaagaaaataaaatgaaataattttttataaatataataattttattttttaaattatttcatccgttgtattttttattattttaaaattatttatttattttatttatattattaaaatatataaatcgattagtattaattttattttatatttaagattttgtaaatactttttaatatctaataaaatttaatattagattttattttcttacctgcATCCATGCAGGTCCATGCATGCAGTGGGCCGTGCAAGCCAGTAGACCCAATGCCGAAGAGCCATACGTGTTGCCACGGAAACAATTTCAACTGTTCCCGTGGCAATGTACAGCTTGTTTGACACTTATAGTGTCGAACAAGTTGAATTAGGTAGAGTTCGACACCATAGATGTCGAACTTTTATTTGTTCCACATC
This genomic interval from Manihot esculenta cultivar AM560-2 chromosome 12, M.esculenta_v8, whole genome shotgun sequence contains the following:
- the LOC122721392 gene encoding oxygen-evolving enhancer protein 1, chloroplastic, which produces MAASLQAAATLMQPTKVGAPARTSLQLRSSQSVSKAFGLEPTSARITCSLQSDLKDLAQKCVDVTKIAGFALATSALVVSGASAEGVPKRLTYDEIQSKTYLEVKGTGTANQCPTIEGGVDKFAFKPGKYTAKKFCLEPTSFTVKAEGVSKNSPPEFQNTKLMTRLTYTLDEIEGPFEVSPDGTVKFEEKDGIDYAAVTVQLPGGERVPFLFTIKQLVATGKPENFGGEFLVPSYRGSSFLDPKGRGGSTGYDNAVALPAGGRGDEEELAKENNKNVSSSTGKITLSVTGSKPETGEIIGVFESIQPSDTDLGAKTPKDVKIQGIWYAHLES